The genomic DNA CATGTTTTTCATCTGGCGCATCATATTCATCATATTCCGTTTATCACTCATCATGCGCATCATTTTTCGGGTATCTTCAAACTGTTTCATCAGTTTATTTACTTCCTGAATATTGGTTCCGGAACCTTCGGCAATCCGTTTTCTTCTGCTGCCGTTGATTAAATCCGGACTCAATCGTTCTTTCGGAGTCATGGATTGAATAATAGCTTCAATGTGTTTAAATGCATCATCACCAATTTCAACGTCCTTCACCATTTTACCCATACCCGGAATCATACCCATCAGATCTTTCACATTACCCATCTTTTTAATCTGTTGTAATTGCTCATAAAAATCGTTGAAATCAAATTGATTTTTTGCGATTTTCTTTTGAAGCTTACGCGCTTGTTCCTCGTTGTATTGTTCCTGGGCACGTTCAACTAAAGATACAACGTCACCCATTCCCAAAATACGATCCGCCATACGATCAGGATGGAAAACATCAATGGCTTCCATCTTTTCTCCGGTACCGATAAATTTAATCGGCTTTTCCACCACACTTCGAATCGATAAGGCTGCACCACCACGGGTATCACCATCCAATTTCGTTAGTACTACACCATTGAAATCAATCCGCTGATTAAATGCTTTCGCTGTATTGACGGCATCCTGACCCGTCATGGAATCGACTACAAACAGTGTTTCGGAGGGTTGAATTGCTTTTTTAATCGCTTCAATCTCCTTCATCATTTCCTCGTCAACCGCTAAACGACCAGCGGTATCCACAATCACTGTATTGAAACCATTGGAACGGGCATGCACAATGGCCTTCGATGCAATTTTTACAGGATCACTTTCTGCTTTATCAGAAAAAACTTCAATATCGAGTTGCTCACCTAAAACATGCAACTGATCAATCGCAGCGGGACGATAAACGTCGCAAGCAACTAGAAGTGGTTTTCTTCCTCGTTTTGTTTTTAGAAAATGCGCCAGTTTTCCGGAAAAGGTTGTTTTACCCGAACCTTGTAAACCGGACATCAAAATAATGGCTGGACTTCCTGCAAGATTAATTTCCTCTTTTTGTCCACCCATCAACTCCGCTAGTTCATCATGTGTAATTTTAATCAATAACTGACCAGGCGAAACAGAAGTCAGCACATTCTGTCCCATCGCTTTTTCCTTTACGCGTTCCGTAAATTCCTTAGCCGTTTTAAAGTTAACGTCGGCATCCAGCAAAGCCCTTCGCACTTCTTTAAGTGTTTCAGCGACATTGATTTCGGTGATTTTACCCTGACCTTTTAAAACCTTAAACGCCCTGTCGAGCTTATCTGATAAATTTTCAAACATGAATGAAATATTGAACTACAAACTTAAAAAAATTAATGATTGAATTTCGTCGCATTTACAAGGTGATTCATAGAATTTTAGTACCCGTTCTATTGTAAGGGTAGTAGGAATTTTTCCTTTTTTGGGATAATTCTGTTATAAATCTGAACCTCTGTTTTTTTTTGAAAAAAATAGATTAATTTCATAATAAATAAACCTTTTGCTATGAAAAGATTAATACTGCTTGCACTTACAGTACTATCTTCAAATCTACTCTCAGCTCAATTATTGGTTACTCCGGGTGTAGGAGGAGCAGGAATTTCTGGATCTCTGGTTGGACCAGGCCTAACTGTTTCCGGACCCGTAACCATCAATTGTTCTGCTAATGCCTATGGAACATTCAGCAATGGATTAACCACCAATCTGGGCGTTTCCAACGGAATTATCATGACCACCGGAAGCGCAACCACTGCAATTGGTCCGAACAACTCCGGTAGCGATGGAATTTGCAATGGAACATCGGCATCAGACGCTCAATTATTAGCTCTTGATCCATTAGCAGATCAGGACGTTTGTGTGATTGGATTTGATATCATTCCCCAATGTAATCAGTTAACCATCAAATTTGTTTTTGGATCTGAAGAATATCCTGAATGGGTTTCATCCGGTTACAATGATGCATTTGGATTTTTTGTTACTGGTCCAAATCCTGGAGGAGGAAATTATTCTAATTTTAATATTGCCCGATTACCTAATAACTCGATCGTTTCTATTGATAATGTAAATGCAACAACTAATAATACCTATTATGTAAATAATACAGGAGGAACCACCATAGAATACGATGGATTTACAACAGTATTAACTCCAGTATTAAACGTTACACCATGTCAGACTTATCACTTTAAATTAGCCATTGCCGATGCGGGCGACTGCTATTATGATTCCGGTGTTTTCATTGATATTCTTTCCTGTACTAACAATGTTACAGCAACAGCCTCAGCTACCAACCCAAGTTGTGGATTATCCAACGGCTCAGCTACTGTTTCAACCTCAAGTGGTATCGGTCCATTTTCTTATTCATGGAATACTTCACCTGTGCAAACCACACAAACAGCTACTGGTTTAGCACCGGGAACCTATACCGTAACAGTTACAGATTTAGGAGCTCCTTGCGGAACACCAGCTACAGCTTCGGTTACGTTGACAAACACAGGAGGCGGACAACCCACTACTTCTGTTTCTCCAAGTTCAACTACCATTTGTCAAGGAAGTTCAGTTAACCTTACAGCCAGCGGAGCAACAACGTATTCATGGTCTCCCTCTACAGGATTATCTGCAACAACAGGAGCAACGGTTACAGCAACTCCAAGTTCAACTATTACTTATACAGTAACGGGTACAAACTCCTGTG from Flavobacteriales bacterium includes the following:
- the ffh gene encoding signal recognition particle protein gives rise to the protein MFENLSDKLDRAFKVLKGQGKITEINVAETLKEVRRALLDADVNFKTAKEFTERVKEKAMGQNVLTSVSPGQLLIKITHDELAELMGGQKEEINLAGSPAIILMSGLQGSGKTTFSGKLAHFLKTKRGRKPLLVACDVYRPAAIDQLHVLGEQLDIEVFSDKAESDPVKIASKAIVHARSNGFNTVIVDTAGRLAVDEEMMKEIEAIKKAIQPSETLFVVDSMTGQDAVNTAKAFNQRIDFNGVVLTKLDGDTRGGAALSIRSVVEKPIKFIGTGEKMEAIDVFHPDRMADRILGMGDVVSLVERAQEQYNEEQARKLQKKIAKNQFDFNDFYEQLQQIKKMGNVKDLMGMIPGMGKMVKDVEIGDDAFKHIEAIIQSMTPKERLSPDLINGSRRKRIAEGSGTNIQEVNKLMKQFEDTRKMMRMMSDKRNMMNMMRQMKNMPGGMPKM
- a CDS encoding choice-of-anchor L domain-containing protein, producing the protein MKRLILLALTVLSSNLLSAQLLVTPGVGGAGISGSLVGPGLTVSGPVTINCSANAYGTFSNGLTTNLGVSNGIIMTTGSATTAIGPNNSGSDGICNGTSASDAQLLALDPLADQDVCVIGFDIIPQCNQLTIKFVFGSEEYPEWVSSGYNDAFGFFVTGPNPGGGNYSNFNIARLPNNSIVSIDNVNATTNNTYYVNNTGGTTIEYDGFTTVLTPVLNVTPCQTYHFKLAIADAGDCYYDSGVFIDILSCTNNVTATASATNPSCGLSNGSATVSTSSGIGPFSYSWNTSPVQTTQTATGLAPGTYTVTVTDLGAPCGTPATASVTLTNTGGGQPTTSVSPSSTTICQGSSVNLTASGATTYSWSPSTGLSATTGATVTATPSSTITYTVTGTNSCGSVTATTTVTVTPTPNVTATPSSQSICSGSATNIALSGTVPGTTYSWTVTQS